The proteins below come from a single Lactobacillus johnsonii genomic window:
- the rplS gene encoding 50S ribosomal protein L19, which produces MDPLIQELTKEQLRDDMPDFRAGDTVRVHVRVVEGTHERIQMFEGVVIKRKGAGISATYTVRKMSSGIGVERTFPVNDPRVAKVEVLRHGRVRRAKLYYLRERHGKAARIAEKRRG; this is translated from the coding sequence ATGGATCCATTAATTCAAGAATTAACTAAAGAACAATTACGCGATGATATGCCTGACTTCCGTGCAGGTGACACTGTTCGTGTTCACGTACGTGTTGTAGAAGGTACTCACGAACGTATTCAGATGTTCGAAGGTGTTGTAATTAAGCGTAAGGGTGCTGGTATCAGCGCAACTTACACTGTACGCAAGATGTCATCAGGTATTGGTGTTGAACGTACTTTCCCAGTAAATGACCCACGTGTTGCTAAGGTTGAAGTTCTTCGTCACGGTCGTGTACGTCGTGCTAAGCTTTACTACTTACGTGAACGTCACGGTAAAGCAGCTAGAATTGCTGAAAAGCGTCGCGGTTAA
- the lepB gene encoding signal peptidase I has product MKKQEQSESWGQWILQVLILTAIFFGIFFVLNKYVFANLTVSGISMQPTFENNDRVIALRHAKIKEGDIVIVDAPDEPGAVYIKRVIGLPGDTIVSKNNQIYINGKKLNQPWLKAGQKLIDNGEDGISGTKYTNTQNFTLSSLAKTQNYRQFYTSKQLKEMQKTNKVPANTYFVMGDHRSVSKDSRYIGTIPRSKIVGVVKLRYWPLNHITFY; this is encoded by the coding sequence TTGAAAAAACAAGAACAATCTGAAAGCTGGGGTCAGTGGATTCTCCAGGTACTAATTCTAACCGCCATATTTTTTGGTATCTTCTTTGTACTAAATAAATATGTTTTTGCCAACTTAACTGTATCTGGAATTTCAATGCAACCTACTTTTGAAAATAACGATCGTGTTATTGCTCTTAGGCATGCCAAGATTAAGGAAGGCGACATTGTAATTGTTGATGCGCCTGACGAACCAGGAGCCGTATATATTAAGAGAGTAATCGGATTACCGGGAGATACCATTGTAAGTAAAAATAATCAAATTTATATTAATGGTAAAAAACTTAATCAACCATGGTTAAAGGCTGGCCAAAAATTAATTGACAATGGAGAGGACGGAATCTCAGGTACTAAATATACTAATACACAAAATTTCACTCTGAGTTCTCTAGCTAAAACTCAAAATTATCGTCAATTTTATACTTCAAAGCAACTAAAAGAAATGCAAAAGACTAATAAAGTTCCTGCTAATACTTATTTTGTAATGGGAGATCATAGAAGCGTTTCTAAAGACAGTCGCTATATTGGAACAATTCCACGAAGTAAAATTGTGGGAGTAGTAAAGCTGCGCTACTGGCCACTAAATCACATCACATTTTATTAA
- a CDS encoding bis(5'-nucleosyl)-tetraphosphatase produces the protein MQEYSAGSIVYRIKNNKIEFLLVQSRLNRTWGFPKGHLEKDENNVQAAQREVYEEVGLKPDYDFDFEESITYKIARDRLKTVTLFLSRFNPGQKIELQKSEIGDYKWATLAEANSCLNYEELKELLKKAQEYIENEISR, from the coding sequence ATGCAGGAATATTCAGCTGGTAGTATTGTTTATCGTATTAAAAATAATAAAATAGAATTTTTACTTGTCCAAAGTAGACTTAACCGAACTTGGGGCTTTCCGAAAGGGCATCTAGAAAAGGATGAAAATAATGTACAGGCTGCTCAAAGAGAAGTCTATGAAGAAGTGGGACTAAAACCAGATTATGATTTTGATTTTGAGGAAAGTATTACTTATAAAATTGCCCGGGATCGATTAAAAACTGTAACATTGTTTTTGAGTAGATTTAACCCGGGTCAAAAAATAGAACTACAAAAAAGTGAAATTGGAGATTATAAATGGGCAACTTTAGCAGAAGCTAATTCCTGTTTAAATTATGAAGAATTGAAAGAATTATTGAAGAAGGCACAGGAATATATTGAAAATGAAATATCCAGATAA
- a CDS encoding uracil-DNA glycosylase has product MKYPDKLLAEVKERSKGMKLEGINFGAGPVHPKLMIVGEAPGREEIESLIPFHGASGKELMKSLASIGLKRDDVYITSAVRSRPYSIKHTFSKKENKEVIKYPNRKPTKKEILAHAPFLDYEIKCVKPKIIVTVGTTALTRLLDDKYEISNVHGKIIENTPILELNDKKDGYIWSKEKYIVVPQYHPAAVFYNRKLAEVIAQDWLNVKPLIK; this is encoded by the coding sequence ATGAAATATCCAGATAAACTCTTAGCTGAAGTTAAGGAAAGATCAAAGGGGATGAAATTGGAAGGAATTAATTTTGGTGCTGGTCCAGTTCATCCCAAGCTTATGATTGTAGGAGAAGCGCCAGGAAGAGAAGAGATAGAGTCGCTAATCCCGTTTCACGGTGCGTCTGGAAAAGAATTAATGAAATCTTTAGCCTCAATCGGGCTTAAACGAGACGATGTATATATAACTAGTGCTGTCAGAAGCCGTCCTTATAGTATTAAGCACACATTTAGTAAAAAAGAAAATAAAGAAGTAATCAAATATCCTAATCGAAAACCGACTAAAAAGGAAATTTTGGCACATGCACCATTTTTAGATTATGAAATTAAGTGTGTTAAACCTAAAATCATTGTAACAGTGGGTACTACGGCTCTAACAAGATTGCTAGATGATAAATATGAAATTAGTAATGTGCATGGAAAAATTATTGAAAATACTCCAATTTTAGAATTAAATGATAAAAAAGATGGTTATATTTGGTCTAAAGAAAAGTATATCGTTGTACCGCAATACCATCCCGCAGCTGTTTTTTATAATAGAAAATTAGCCGAAGTAATTGCGCAAGACTGGTTAAATGTAAAACCGCTAATTAAATAG
- the lexA gene encoding transcriptional repressor LexA, protein MTEPHANKQLEILRFIYDTVEERAFPPTVREICSAVDLSSTSTVHGHLARLEKKGYILKDATKPRAIEVTEKGREALGIKPKDIPVVGVVTAGQPILAVQDIDEYFPLPPDLENDAGELFMLRVHGESMINAGILNGDHVIVRKQSSANNGEIVVAMTEDNEATVKRFFKEDGYYRLQPENDTMDPIILPVVQILGKVVGLYRNNID, encoded by the coding sequence ATGACTGAACCACATGCAAATAAACAATTAGAAATTTTACGTTTTATTTACGATACTGTTGAAGAACGAGCTTTTCCTCCTACAGTGCGAGAAATCTGTAGCGCAGTGGATCTTTCTTCTACTTCAACCGTTCACGGTCACCTAGCACGCCTAGAAAAGAAAGGCTATATTTTAAAAGATGCCACTAAACCAAGAGCAATCGAAGTAACTGAAAAAGGTCGAGAAGCTCTGGGAATTAAACCTAAAGATATTCCTGTTGTTGGCGTAGTTACTGCTGGTCAACCTATCTTAGCTGTTCAGGACATCGATGAGTATTTTCCTCTTCCTCCTGATCTCGAAAATGATGCTGGCGAGCTTTTCATGTTACGTGTGCATGGCGAATCAATGATTAATGCTGGAATTTTAAATGGTGATCATGTCATTGTTCGTAAACAATCTAGTGCTAATAATGGTGAGATTGTTGTCGCTATGACTGAAGATAACGAAGCAACTGTTAAAAGATTTTTCAAAGAAGATGGCTATTATCGTCTGCAGCCAGAAAACGATACAATGGATCCAATTATTTTACCTGTGGTTCAAATTTTAGGTAAAGTTGTAGGTCTATATCGTAATAATATTGATTAA
- a CDS encoding DUF896 domain-containing protein — protein MDKKEEENLIKRINELTKISRERELTPDELEERKKLRAAFLENFRAGFRQQLEDTVVIDKDGKEVTSEKAKEAQRRKGLRKD, from the coding sequence ATGGACAAAAAAGAAGAAGAAAATTTAATTAAGCGAATCAATGAATTAACTAAAATTAGTAGAGAACGTGAATTAACTCCTGATGAGTTAGAGGAACGTAAAAAATTAAGAGCTGCTTTTCTAGAAAACTTCCGTGCTGGATTTAGACAACAATTAGAGGATACTGTAGTCATTGACAAAGATGGTAAAGAAGTAACCTCAGAAAAAGCTAAAGAGGCACAACGTCGTAAAGGATTAAGAAAAGATTAA
- a CDS encoding YneF family protein yields the protein MNLGLAIFLIIIALLIGLVGGFYGARAYMKKYFQDNPPISEDMIAAMMAQMGQKPSAKKLNQVMNMMKHQQQK from the coding sequence ATGAATTTAGGTTTAGCAATTTTTCTTATTATTATCGCATTATTAATCGGTCTTGTTGGCGGATTTTATGGTGCTCGCGCATACATGAAGAAGTATTTCCAAGACAATCCTCCTATTAGTGAAGATATGATTGCAGCTATGATGGCGCAAATGGGACAAAAACCATCTGCTAAGAAGCTTAATCAAGTTATGAATATGATGAAGCATCAACAACAAAAATAG
- a CDS encoding ABC transporter ATP-binding protein yields MNIFSKLGWFFKQEKKRYIIGISFLALTSIANLVPPRILGLMADQLDKGSISWGEYGALILAVIAAAIVLYLLRYFWRKQIWGGAAELERQMRSRLFKHFMIMDKTFYQRHRTGDLMAHATNDINSIQNVAGDGVLTLVDSLVTGGTTMIAMIIFTDFRLTIIALLPLPFLALGAWKLGDKLHYSFDKSQAAFSRLNNKTQESVSGIKVLKAFGESEQDSAAFNKMVDDTIQINKKVFKWDSMFDPLGTLIIGATYVITIIYGGLLVSNHTLSVGQLVSFIAYISNMVWPMFAIGYLFNILERGSASYDRVERLLYEKPQITDENADQSLTARDIQGDLKYEIKSFAYPDEKEIPVLQNINFTLKPGQTLGLVGKVGSGKTTIIELLLREFDQYQGRISLGGHDIRNTPLKLLLSEISYVPQNNFLFSTSIEKNIAFSDENVEKDKIESAAQKSDLHDDILQMPNGYKTLVGENGVSLSGGQKQRLSIARALLKESPILILDDALSAVDAKTETSILDSLKSERKGKKTLIAAHRLTSVMDADLILVLKEGKIVERGKHADLLAQNGWYAEMWRKQELQAKVGEVDGQ; encoded by the coding sequence ATGAATATTTTTAGCAAATTAGGGTGGTTTTTTAAGCAAGAGAAGAAAAGATATATTATTGGTATTAGTTTTTTAGCTTTAACTTCAATTGCTAATTTAGTCCCACCTAGAATTTTAGGGCTGATGGCTGACCAGCTAGATAAAGGGTCAATTAGCTGGGGTGAGTATGGTGCTTTGATTTTAGCTGTCATTGCTGCAGCCATAGTCTTATATTTATTGCGTTATTTCTGGCGTAAGCAAATTTGGGGTGGAGCAGCAGAGTTAGAAAGACAAATGCGATCCCGCTTATTCAAGCATTTTATGATAATGGATAAAACCTTTTATCAAAGGCACCGCACCGGGGATTTAATGGCGCATGCGACTAATGATATCAATTCCATTCAAAATGTAGCTGGAGATGGAGTTTTGACTTTAGTTGACTCTTTGGTTACTGGTGGAACTACAATGATTGCGATGATTATTTTTACCGATTTTAGGTTAACTATTATTGCCCTTTTACCACTTCCTTTTCTTGCTTTAGGTGCTTGGAAGTTAGGAGATAAGCTTCATTATAGTTTTGACAAATCACAAGCTGCATTTTCACGTTTAAATAATAAAACTCAAGAATCAGTTTCCGGAATTAAAGTATTAAAAGCCTTTGGCGAAAGTGAGCAGGATTCAGCTGCCTTTAATAAGATGGTAGATGATACCATTCAAATCAATAAGAAAGTTTTTAAATGGGATTCAATGTTTGATCCATTAGGGACATTAATTATTGGAGCAACTTATGTAATTACGATTATCTATGGTGGGTTACTGGTATCAAATCATACTTTATCAGTTGGTCAATTGGTTTCCTTTATTGCTTATATTTCTAATATGGTATGGCCGATGTTTGCAATTGGTTATTTATTTAATATTTTAGAGCGTGGATCAGCCTCCTATGATCGTGTTGAACGTCTATTATATGAGAAACCTCAAATTACTGATGAAAACGCTGATCAGAGCTTAACAGCTCGAGATATTCAAGGTGATTTAAAATATGAAATTAAATCCTTTGCCTATCCTGATGAAAAAGAAATACCAGTTTTGCAAAATATTAATTTTACATTAAAACCAGGACAAACATTAGGTTTAGTGGGAAAAGTTGGATCCGGAAAGACCACTATTATTGAGCTTTTATTAAGAGAGTTTGATCAATACCAAGGAAGAATAAGCTTAGGTGGTCATGATATTAGAAATACTCCTTTAAAATTACTTTTAAGTGAAATTTCGTATGTTCCACAAAATAATTTCTTGTTTTCTACCTCCATTGAAAAAAATATTGCTTTTTCTGATGAAAATGTGGAGAAGGATAAAATTGAATCTGCAGCTCAAAAGAGTGATTTACACGATGACATTTTGCAAATGCCAAATGGGTATAAAACATTGGTAGGTGAGAATGGAGTATCTTTGTCTGGGGGACAAAAACAAAGATTGTCAATTGCACGAGCCTTGTTAAAAGAAAGTCCTATTTTGATATTAGATGACGCTCTTTCAGCGGTGGATGCAAAGACAGAGACCTCTATTTTGGATTCACTTAAATCGGAAAGAAAAGGAAAAAAGACCTTGATTGCGGCCCATCGTTTGACTTCCGTAATGGATGCAGATCTCATCTTAGTTCTAAAAGAGGGGAAGATTGTTGAAAGAGGAAAACATGCTGACCTTTTAGCTCAAAATGGTTGGTATGCTGAAATGTGGCGTAAACAAGAACTACAAGCAAAGGTGGGTGAAGTAGATGGACAATAA
- a CDS encoding ABC transporter ATP-binding protein, with protein MDNNEESKSVWSKAIPFKEQVQIFKRVLKYVKPFKVEMGIAIFGAFLVSVINMLLPRGLQFFLDNYLIKQKATVQIIVWAGLLYGLGTIIKAILQFVYQYLYALGAEKTLESVRKDLYRKLHSLGMRYFDQTPAGSIVSRVTNDTMTLSDFLGVLCQVVIGVFSLVTAFIAMYVTNKFAALIVLLFLPILGFIFWIYTQKSSRLYRAFRERLSRINTNLNESIEGVSLIQQFKQEKRMTNHFENENGTLMRTRFNLIRVNSLLLSPMTSLLYSLALALVLMYFGFPLQETFVPAGIVYAFSQYVQQFFNPISTMMDRMTSFQDGIVAGKRIFRIMDEKEYEPRQENDERAVISKGKIEFKNVSFSYDGKNEILHDVSFVVNPGETLGIVGHTGSGKSSIINVMMRFYEFGSGEVLIDGIDIRKFPKKELRKKLGLVLQEPFMFYGDISSNIRLYNDKITDQQIKDAAKTVQADSFIEKMPGKYHAKVIEGGSELSQGQRQLISFARTLVTDPKILVLDEATANVDTETENLIQEGLKKLRQGRTTLAIAHRLSTIADADQIIVLDKGRIVERGTHEELLKKKGYYYNLYKLQQNSDK; from the coding sequence ATGGACAATAATGAAGAAAGCAAATCAGTTTGGTCTAAGGCCATCCCATTTAAAGAACAAGTTCAAATATTTAAAAGAGTTTTAAAGTACGTAAAGCCTTTTAAAGTGGAAATGGGAATTGCAATTTTTGGAGCTTTCTTAGTAAGTGTAATTAATATGCTTTTACCAAGGGGACTACAGTTTTTCTTAGATAATTATTTGATCAAACAAAAAGCAACGGTACAGATTATAGTTTGGGCTGGACTATTATATGGACTTGGAACAATTATTAAGGCAATTCTTCAATTTGTATATCAATATTTATATGCACTTGGCGCTGAAAAAACACTTGAAAGTGTAAGAAAAGATTTATATCGAAAACTTCATAGTTTAGGGATGCGCTATTTTGACCAGACCCCAGCAGGTTCAATTGTATCAAGAGTCACTAATGATACGATGACTCTAAGCGACTTTTTAGGAGTACTTTGTCAAGTAGTCATTGGAGTATTTTCTTTAGTAACTGCTTTTATAGCGATGTATGTAACCAATAAATTTGCGGCGTTAATTGTCTTGCTGTTTTTACCAATTTTAGGTTTTATTTTCTGGATTTATACACAAAAGAGTTCTAGATTGTATCGTGCTTTTAGGGAACGGCTTAGTCGAATTAATACTAACTTAAATGAATCTATTGAAGGAGTTTCTCTAATTCAGCAATTTAAGCAGGAAAAAAGAATGACAAACCATTTTGAAAATGAGAATGGTACTTTAATGAGAACACGTTTTAACTTGATCCGAGTTAACTCGCTTTTGCTCTCGCCAATGACTAGTTTGCTTTATTCATTGGCTCTTGCATTAGTGTTAATGTATTTTGGTTTTCCATTGCAAGAGACTTTTGTTCCTGCCGGAATTGTATATGCTTTTTCTCAATATGTACAACAATTTTTTAATCCTATTTCTACTATGATGGATCGAATGACTTCTTTTCAGGATGGGATTGTGGCAGGTAAACGTATTTTTAGAATTATGGATGAAAAAGAATACGAACCGCGACAAGAAAATGATGAAAGAGCAGTTATTTCAAAAGGAAAGATTGAATTTAAAAATGTCAGCTTTTCTTATGATGGAAAGAATGAAATCTTACATGATGTATCTTTTGTAGTTAATCCGGGTGAAACTTTAGGAATTGTTGGTCATACTGGATCAGGAAAGAGTTCAATTATCAATGTAATGATGAGATTTTATGAATTTGGTAGTGGGGAAGTACTTATTGATGGCATTGATATTAGGAAGTTTCCAAAGAAAGAATTACGTAAAAAACTAGGATTAGTTTTACAAGAACCCTTTATGTTCTATGGGGACATTTCTTCAAATATTCGCTTGTATAATGACAAAATTACAGATCAACAAATTAAAGATGCTGCTAAAACCGTACAAGCAGATTCATTTATTGAAAAGATGCCTGGTAAATATCATGCAAAAGTGATTGAAGGTGGATCAGAACTTAGTCAAGGACAACGACAATTAATTTCATTTGCACGAACCTTAGTAACTGATCCTAAAATTTTAGTTCTAGATGAAGCAACGGCTAATGTCGATACAGAAACCGAAAATTTAATTCAAGAGGGATTAAAGAAGCTTCGTCAAGGAAGAACGACTTTGGCAATTGCGCACCGTCTTTCAACAATTGCAGATGCGGACCAGATTATTGTTTTGGATAAAGGAAGAATTGTTGAACGTGGTACACATGAGGAACTATTGAAGAAGAAAGGGTATTACTACAATCTTTATAAGCTTCAACAAAATAGCGATAAATAA
- a CDS encoding SAM-dependent methyltransferase: MLEKPLYKMMLSHSFNVPVKVTYWDGKSEIYGNGTPEVEVIFNKKIPFKEITSNASLALGEAYMDKDLEIKGSIQKLIEAAYESSESFMRASKFRKFLPKQKHTEKQSQEDVQSHYDIGNDFYKLWLDPTMTYSCAYFTNGNKDDLEAAQIAKVHHILQKLDPKPGKTLLDIGCGWGTLMLTAAKEYGLKVTGVTLSQEQFDLVNQKIKDMGLENQAEVLLEDYRELGNRDFDYVTSVGMFEHVGSENLGEYFKDVAKYLKPHGVALIHGITRQQGGATNAWINKYIFPGGYIPGLVEIVSRIEEANLQIADMEMLRRHYQRTLEIWDKNFNDHRLEVEGMMGERFVRMWDMYLQACAASFESGNIDVIQYLLTKGPSGKTLPMTRQYMLNDK; encoded by the coding sequence ATGTTAGAAAAACCTTTGTATAAAATGATGCTTAGTCATTCATTTAATGTCCCTGTAAAAGTTACGTACTGGGATGGAAAATCAGAAATTTATGGAAATGGCACACCGGAAGTGGAGGTTATTTTTAACAAAAAGATTCCTTTTAAAGAAATAACAAGTAACGCCTCTTTAGCTTTAGGTGAAGCTTATATGGATAAGGACCTTGAAATTAAGGGTAGTATCCAAAAATTAATTGAAGCAGCATATGAAAGTAGTGAATCATTTATGCGTGCTTCAAAATTTAGAAAATTTTTACCTAAGCAAAAGCATACTGAGAAGCAAAGTCAAGAAGATGTTCAAAGTCACTATGATATCGGTAACGATTTTTATAAACTATGGCTTGATCCAACTATGACTTACTCATGTGCTTACTTCACTAATGGTAATAAAGATGATCTTGAAGCTGCTCAAATTGCTAAAGTTCATCATATTCTTCAAAAATTAGATCCTAAACCAGGTAAGACTTTATTAGATATTGGGTGTGGGTGGGGAACCTTAATGCTAACTGCAGCTAAAGAATATGGACTTAAAGTTACCGGAGTCACTTTAAGCCAAGAACAATTTGATTTAGTCAACCAAAAAATCAAGGACATGGGTCTTGAAAATCAAGCCGAAGTTTTACTTGAAGATTACCGTGAATTAGGTAATCGTGATTTTGATTATGTTACTTCTGTAGGTATGTTTGAGCACGTTGGTTCAGAAAACCTAGGAGAATACTTCAAAGACGTTGCTAAATACCTAAAGCCACACGGTGTTGCTTTAATTCATGGTATTACTCGTCAACAAGGCGGGGCTACCAATGCCTGGATTAACAAATATATCTTCCCAGGTGGCTACATCCCTGGCCTAGTAGAAATTGTCTCAAGAATTGAAGAAGCTAACTTACAAATTGCTGACATGGAAATGCTTCGTCGCCACTATCAAAGAACTCTTGAAATTTGGGATAAAAACTTTAATGACCACCGTTTAGAGGTTGAAGGAATGATGGGCGAACGCTTTGTAAGAATGTGGGATATGTATCTTCAAGCTTGTGCAGCTTCCTTTGAATCAGGAAACATTGATGTTATTCAATACCTATTAACAAAGGGCCCATCTGGTAAAACCTTACCAATGACTCGTCAATACATGCTGAATGATAAATAA
- a CDS encoding lysophospholipid acyltransferase family protein, protein MFYKIIRPIARFIVWVLNGHLHVHHKDRIPKGNYILVAPHRTWWEPILFALAASPMEFMFMAKKELFKNPILRFILVHAHAFSVDRDNPGPSAIKIPVKGLRKGDLSLIIFPSGTRHSEELKSGAFVIAKMANKPLVPVVYQGPLTFKGFLKRKSLDICFGDPIYIPRREKINKETTPALYQQLEEAWDKLDKEQNPDFHYIAK, encoded by the coding sequence ATGTTTTATAAAATTATTCGCCCAATCGCCCGATTTATTGTCTGGGTACTTAATGGACATTTACATGTTCATCATAAAGACCGTATACCAAAAGGTAACTATATTTTAGTAGCCCCTCATCGAACTTGGTGGGAACCAATTCTTTTTGCCTTGGCTGCAAGTCCAATGGAATTTATGTTTATGGCAAAAAAAGAACTTTTTAAAAATCCTATTTTGAGATTTATTTTAGTGCATGCACATGCTTTTTCAGTAGATCGCGATAATCCTGGTCCTTCTGCAATTAAAATTCCTGTTAAAGGATTACGCAAAGGTGATCTATCGTTGATTATTTTTCCTTCCGGAACCCGTCATTCTGAAGAACTTAAAAGTGGCGCATTTGTTATTGCCAAAATGGCTAATAAGCCTTTAGTGCCAGTTGTTTATCAAGGACCGTTGACCTTTAAAGGCTTCCTAAAAAGAAAATCCTTAGACATTTGTTTTGGTGATCCAATCTATATTCCACGCCGCGAAAAGATTAATAAAGAAACTACACCTGCTCTATACCAGCAATTGGAAGAAGCTTGGGACAAGCTAGATAAAGAACAAAATCCTGACTTTCACTATATCGCAAAATAA
- a CDS encoding GIY-YIG nuclease family protein → MDLLKPNERIDYMYNDDLQIIQEKDAFSFSLDTLLLGYFAQNKIHDNYKVVDLCSGNGAASIYMSYFNRAHYDAVEIQKEIADQARRSIKLNKLENRIEVHCLNALDAPKKLGKDKYDVVVVNPPYFKVPKGHIVNPDEKKALARHELAINLEQIIKVSSDLLKMKGKMFMVHRPERLGEIMHYCLENQLSVKWVQPFVSKREADANLVVVEAIRNTASDGLVLRDAIVVHNQDGSFTPEIKKVITENKEEGPKKEKYYFYCLLCNDGSFYGGFTNDLAHRLKMHNEGKGAKYTKTRRPVKMIYHEEFDDKKLALKREYWFKHHSRKWKEEFLKEHNVKF, encoded by the coding sequence ATGGATCTATTGAAACCTAATGAACGAATTGATTATATGTACAATGATGACCTACAAATCATCCAAGAAAAAGATGCGTTTTCTTTTTCTTTAGATACGCTTCTTCTTGGATATTTTGCGCAAAATAAAATACATGATAATTATAAAGTTGTTGATTTATGTAGTGGTAATGGGGCTGCTAGTATCTACATGTCCTATTTTAACCGGGCACATTATGATGCGGTGGAGATTCAAAAAGAAATAGCTGATCAGGCAAGACGAAGTATTAAATTGAATAAATTAGAAAATCGGATAGAAGTCCATTGTCTGAATGCATTAGATGCCCCGAAAAAATTAGGTAAAGATAAGTATGATGTAGTTGTTGTTAATCCTCCTTATTTCAAAGTTCCTAAAGGTCATATTGTTAATCCAGATGAAAAAAAGGCCTTAGCAAGACATGAACTAGCAATTAACCTTGAGCAAATAATTAAAGTATCAAGTGATCTGCTGAAGATGAAAGGCAAAATGTTTATGGTTCATCGGCCTGAGCGTTTGGGTGAAATTATGCACTATTGTTTAGAAAATCAACTGAGTGTAAAGTGGGTGCAACCATTTGTCTCTAAGAGAGAGGCAGATGCTAATTTAGTTGTGGTAGAAGCAATTAGAAATACTGCGAGTGATGGTCTAGTTTTGAGGGATGCAATTGTTGTTCATAATCAAGATGGATCGTTTACACCTGAAATAAAAAAAGTTATCACTGAAAATAAGGAAGAAGGGCCTAAAAAAGAAAAATATTATTTTTACTGCTTATTGTGTAATGATGGAAGTTTCTATGGTGGTTTTACAAATGACTTAGCTCATCGATTAAAGATGCACAATGAAGGAAAAGGAGCTAAATACACAAAAACACGTCGACCAGTAAAAATGATTTATCATGAAGAATTTGATGATAAAAAACTGGCCTTAAAGAGAGAATATTGGTTCAAACACCATTCAAGAAAATGGAAAGAAGAGTTTTTAAAAGAACATAATGTAAAATTTTAA
- the rpsB gene encoding 30S ribosomal protein S2, translating into MTVVTMKQLLEAGVHFGHQTRRWDPKMAPYIFTQRNGIYIIDLQKTIKMLDDAYNYVKAVAQDGGVFLFVGTKKQAQDAVKEEATRAGQYYVNQRWLGGTLTNWTTIQSRVKRLKELKQMSEDGTFDVLPKKEVALLTKEMEKLERFLGGIEDMPRIPDVMFVVDPKKEKIAVHEANILGIPVVAMVDTNTDPDPIDVVIPANDDAIRAIRLISGAMADAIIEGKQGQDDSEDVEKEMADKAAAEDDEEESIEVVVEKSED; encoded by the coding sequence ATGACAGTTGTTACTATGAAGCAATTGCTTGAAGCAGGTGTCCACTTTGGTCACCAAACTAGAAGATGGGATCCAAAGATGGCTCCTTACATTTTCACTCAAAGAAACGGAATCTACATCATTGACTTACAAAAGACTATTAAGATGTTAGATGACGCTTACAACTACGTTAAGGCAGTTGCTCAAGACGGTGGCGTATTCTTGTTTGTTGGTACTAAGAAACAAGCACAAGACGCTGTTAAAGAAGAAGCTACACGTGCAGGTCAATACTACGTTAACCAACGTTGGTTAGGTGGTACTTTGACTAACTGGACTACTATCCAAAGCCGTGTTAAGAGATTAAAGGAATTAAAGCAAATGTCAGAAGATGGCACTTTCGACGTATTACCAAAGAAGGAAGTTGCACTTTTGACTAAGGAAATGGAAAAACTTGAAAGATTCTTAGGTGGTATTGAAGATATGCCAAGAATCCCAGATGTTATGTTTGTTGTTGATCCTAAGAAAGAAAAGATCGCTGTTCACGAAGCAAACATTTTAGGTATCCCTGTAGTAGCTATGGTTGATACTAACACTGATCCAGATCCAATCGACGTTGTTATTCCAGCAAACGATGACGCAATTCGTGCAATTCGTTTGATTTCAGGTGCTATGGCTGATGCAATTATCGAAGGTAAGCAAGGCCAAGATGACAGCGAAGATGTTGAAAAAGAAATGGCTGATAAAGCAGCAGCTGAAGACGATGAAGAAGAATCCATCGAAGTAGTTGTTGAAAAATCAGAAGACTAA